The Kryptolebias marmoratus isolate JLee-2015 linkage group LG1, ASM164957v2, whole genome shotgun sequence sequence CATTCTCTGTGTTTTGGCAAAGTAATAAACTAAATTCTTCATACGCGATGCTGCCTGACAAATAATCCtacgtttttttcttttttttttacataaagttcAAAGAACATACAGAAAATCGACACTTGACACTGTCCAAAgttgtatttttacacatttacagtTTAACAAGATGCATTTGTACTGATGAATACACTTAGGTGGTCAGTCTCAGGCAGAGCGTTGTTTCATAAAATGAGATGGTCCGATTAAAGAAGACACGTTAAGTTTCTaacagttttccttttcttcagtCTATCGGTTCTGACATAGAGCTCCAAGTCCAAAAGGACAAACTTTCCTCCACAGATGTCGCTGATCCAAAAGTCTAGCTTTTCTAACTGGAACATTTGAAAACTGAATCTCGTTGCACACTAGAAGATTATATGGTATGCAGTTCTTTTTTAACACAGTGAACAATggatgagaaaaaagaaaccaggacaaaaaaaagaaaagagcactTTGAACAAGTTgaccaaagaggagaaaggTACAGTATCACGAAAAGCATTATGGTGTGGGAACATTTCTGTTCCAGTACTTTCTTACAtcctcaaaataaaatcataaaactatcaacaaattcttaaaaataataatttatataattttaaccACCAATTCACTTCCTTCACAAACCCGCAGTAGGTTCGTGGCTTTTTAATTccaatgtaaaatgtaaaaataaacaccttTTACAATCATTTTTGTCTTAgacaaatgcaaaaagaaagaaagaaacctcTCTTTCATTTGTTATAAATCCAGATAATAAATTGCTAATTCAgccaaacaataaatacaatttactttatttcaagAGCAATCTAACAGTCTTAGAATCAGTCAAAGCAGATCGAATGCTGGTCCAGGGCTGGTCCAGGACTGGTGCTGGAGTTATTGTGGAGGACTGCAGTGCAGGCAGAGGATTTTGTTTACACAGATCAGACCTggtcttgttttttcttataaGCCAACATCTTGATGGActataaacaacatttaaaattgtCTGATTGGTCCAATTAACCCCGGCCGCTGACATAAGTGACTCTATTCTGGTCCAAACAAAGAGTTGATGCAAACAAAGTACCAGTATACAGAAAAAGAAGTGGCTCTAATCTGAGCACTGGCTTCAAACCAAAACTTCACCcactttggttaaaaaaaataaaataaatatgcatgTAATGTGTAAATACAGCCTGCATGTGATACATTACAAACACTTGTAAGCGCACTTATCTATGATAACATCACATGCACATCCCAGTCTATACgtgtcaaaaacacacaacactttattttaataagagACTAGGACTGTTTACGACCCCAAACAATAAGAGAAGTTTGTAGGTTTCTGGATTGCACAGGCAGCAGCATAAAATCAGTTTGTGCACTGCAGAAGTTGCAGTGTTTCCCTTGCAGCATAGTGACAAAAGGCAAACAACTTGATCTACAGAAAAGACTTTCTTTGTGCTGTATCAAGGCTACAGATTCTgaccaaaacacaaaatcaacaacaaaaaaaaaaaagcaagaaacatTTATCTGCATGCACACGTCCTTTACTTTTCTCTTCAATCACTTCATCCAAAAGTCTGTTTACATGCACAACCATATTCTGATATTAACATGACCCCTTTAGTGTCAACACGATCCGATTCAGAGTAAGTCATTACAATTTAAATCCCACCTTCTGCTTTGACAGGAAATGTCAGGACAACAAAGATGCAGTGTGTTATCCTTAAGTACTTTTCATATTGAAATGCCcaacagtagtttttttttttttccatggaGTTAGTGTTTCTCATCTGTTGTGCTCCTTTAATATTTACACGAGAGCAAATGGTTTTCCTAAAGTTTGAAGGAAGGTACAGGTTCTCTCCCCTGTAGCTTCCAGTgcagattttcaggaaatgcttAAGTCGGAAATCCCTCCCACATTTCACAGGAATACGCCTCCTTGTTTGCGTGTCGTTTCATGTGAACCAAGAGGCTAGACTGACTTTTCAGACGTTTTCCACATACCTTGCAGGAATAGGGCCTTTCGCCTGTGTGCGTTCTGAAATGAACATCCAGTATGGATTTCTGGTTGAACCTTTTGCCGCAGATTTGGCAGGAGTACGGCCTCTCGCCCGTGTGGATTCTTTTGTGGACGTTCAGTATGGATTTCTGATTGAAGGTTTTGCCGCAGATGTCACAGGAAAACGGCCTCTCGCCCGTGTGGATTCGCTGATGAACTTGCAGGATGGATTTCTGATTGAACCTCTTCCCACAGATGTGGCAGCAGAATGGCCTCACTCCCGTGTGGATTCGAAAGTGTCTGAGCAGCCTGGacttaaactgaaatgttttctcacaagtgtcacatttatattcacattttttaccCATATACATATTAAAGTTAGTCTTTAACATGACAGGATTATATACATTGATGCCATGATGTCTCTTCTCTGGTCGTTTGCCTCCTCTGCACTCTGATATATCTCCAGACTGTTCCTCTGCTGAACTCTGACATTCAAAGGGATTCCTGTAGAGAGTTTGAGCTACACCCTGATCACCTATGTTGCACGGAAGAGTTGTCATAAATGCATCAGCCTCCTGCTTGAGTACGAGCTGCTCTTTGTCCGGACTGGTGCAGAGCTCTTCCTGTTCTTCTTTAATTGTAAAAAACTCAAAGTTCTTTGGGTCCAAACTGGAGTTCCTCTCATAATTAAAGAGCTgctgttcagtaaaaaaattcTCCTCCACAAAGGAATCTGGCTGTGGTAtatctggaaagaaaaaaaaaagcacaataaaggtaacaattttaataaaataaaagacgtTAGTAGATTAAACGATTGTAAATGATGTGTAATCATTTCTAAATCCCTAAGCTTCCACACACGCCTTACATTAGTATGTGTTTCTCAaattctgcagcagctttaatcTTTTTGCTTCTGACTTGAACTCTTTTATGGACTCATATTAAAAACAGCTTAGAGTCATGGCAGGCTTGTGTTAACACtaatttgttccttttaatAATGTgctatttattaccttttttgcTCTTCATACATGTATTcacaattatttttatgatttagaaaaaaaaataagtgcaTATTTTTGACCtggtgttttgtccttttttatgatcattttatgtttaaaaaaagacaatttcttCTCTCCTGTTGTTCATCCTCCTCATGCATGCTCAGGATGAGGGACTAAATGAAAGGGAAGATTCAGTGCTTCCTTAAGTCGATAGCTTCTTCACAAACTTGCATTTTAAAGTCACTAATACATTGAATCTGACTGTATTGAATTAAACAGGGCAGGGATTGATTAAATTGGACTGTAATCAGATTTGAATTTGATTCTGATGGCACCGAATTCAATTAgatcataaataaattaaagctgatTGTGCTGAACTGGATTTGAAGTGgaccattttattatttctctgtaGCTCTTTGAGACTTTGTTGTTATAAATAGgtcctttaaaaatataaatgaactgaactaaaatctcaatattattatattttttatattttgttctctttctgtTGTAAGACAGCAAGAtcctaaaacagaaactgaagtgCTTCAAATTAAGACACCACATTTGCAAGATTaattttacaaccttttgttcAATCATTTTTCCCCATAAACacttttttgcataaatttcATAAAGAATATTGTTCTCACCTGTGTGCCAAATGACATGAGAGTCCAGTTTAGATTTCTCATTGAatctccttccacagatgtcgCAGGAATATGGCCTCTCCATTGAGTGGATCCTTTTATGAACGTTCAGAATTGATTTCTGATTGAATCTTTTTCCACACAGGTCACACGAATACGGCCTCTCGCCTGTGTGTATCCTTTGATGGACTTTCAGTATCGATGTCTGGTTAAATCTTTTGCCACAGATGTGGCAACAATAAGGCTTGACTCCTGTGTGGATCCTCTGGTGCCGGATCAGTTTGGACTTGAATGGGAATGCTTTCCCACAGGTGTCACAAAAAAACTCACACTGTTTACCCGACCGAGTATAAATAGGAGCCCTTAGCATGAAGGAATGATGTTGCTCATTCACTCTGCGGTGTCTCCTCTGCAATTTTGTCTCAACACATCCAGCTGGTACTGATCCTGCATGCTTGCTTTCATTGTGATCTCGACTCTCAGATAAACGAGAATAATTAGAGATGAGCTGATTGTCAGTATTGTGTTCTGGTAAAGTAGAACTTTTAATGGACACGTTGTCTAGGGGCTGCTCTTCTACTGCATTCTGAGATTTGGCAGGATTACTGCAGACAATTTCATTTACACTCTTTTCACCTTCATCACAAGAAAGACTCATGGACAGAGTTTCAGTTTCCTCTTTGAGTACAAGCTGCTCTTTGTCATTACTGATGAAGAGTTCtccatgtttttcttcaacttGTTCAGGCTCTAAATCCTTCCGATCCAAAGTGACGTCACTCCCCTGTTCACTGAGATGCTGCTCTGTCTGAACCTTCTTCTCCTCAATGAAATGTTGAGGAAGCACTGGAGGAgaaaagtgacacaaaaaacaagaaactaataggttaactgaaaaaaaagcagaactggaATTTGGGTTTTCAGCAAAATGTGAATTTCTATAGTTCTGCTGAAAACCCAAACTCTATAGTTTTGCTTCTGAATATGATACTTTCAAAAAGGAGGCTACATCAGGCGGTGAAAGCCCAAACAAAGTacctttttttgcatttaatcaTGCTGGGAGTTATGCTTGCAACTCAGATTTTAGATTTGTGTGGATTTAGGTTCATATGGAAAAGGTTTATTgtggaaataaacatttttttcagcaaactttttaaaacagcctTGATAGAAATCATGGACAGGATCCAGGAAAagcaaaactgataaaaaaaaaaacatctgtgaaagAAGATTTTGTATATAGAATAAATAGAAGGTAATTTTCACATTGGAGTTATAttagtgtgttttttgtcagtattattattattattattattattattattattaagggAAAAGATGTCTACCATTATCAAAGCACAAAAGTTAAACATGGCTTTAAATCAGGGTTATCTGattaacatttatgttttaaagcttcACATATATACTAAGAAGTACAGTAGTAAACACTATAAATGACTATCAGATTGTTTCATTTCTGATCTTCTCACTATATTGACATAACAGCTGTAATGAGTGAGATTATAAttgcagttctttttttatatacatatattttttcttccttttttcgcAGTAAACGGACACGAAAGAACCCCATTATCTCTACAGAGTTAGATTTAAACTGTTGCTACCAAACACAAGTTAAAACCCCCATACTTCAGTATTTACAGATAAGGAAGGCCTTACAAACCTGCCCTGTGTAGCTTTACTTGAGGTTTCCAAACGATACTGAGCAGCCTGCGCTGACGGCTGATTTCTTTCTCGTAATCAGCGATAGTTCTTTCAAAAACGTCAATTATCTCCTCTGCCGCCGCAGTTAGTCGCTCGTTGACAAACTGTCTCACACACTGAACCGAAGACATCGTTGCGTCATTACAAGGGGAAATATTCCAATGTAATCAGAGAGAACGCTATCCGCTTTAATGTTTACTTCCGCTGtgtgtcacattttaaaaaggtccGACAGTAAATGTCACTGGAACGTTTTTTCGCTTTCAAACGTAGAGGGGAACGATCCTACGAAGACCCGTAAGGGATATGGCAGGAAAAATTATTATTGCTCGCAGTTACCTTAGCCTATGAAGTAGTGGAACCAATACTCCACCTTCATGTAAACTATGAACTCTcatacaataaattaaaacggGTGACTGGTTTGAGGTTGTTACTTAAATccgcattttattttattgacagatAGCACGCATTCTTTCGGGGATAAATATCTTAGCGCAACACCTGTacttttttcctcccacttcGAGCCCTGAATATTAGTTCATTTTAAAGACTATGCAAAGTtggaagtgttttaaaatgggTCGCCCAGTCATACGCCAGGCAGCCAATAGGTGGCAGAAGTGCAACGAAATCCGGTTGTGTAACTACAAAGAAGAGGAAGACGGGCGAGCTAACCGGAGCTAACGATGCTCTGTGtgcaagaaataaaatacattatcCTAAATGTTCAGCCTTAGTTTTAATACAGAGTTGGCTTATCTTCAGTATATGTTCAGAGTATTATACGGTGCCTAAAATGGGTGCTTATTATTGCGCCATATGTAAACTAACCACATTCTCCGGAGGgaagaaacatatttttggaAAAAGTCACCAGAGCATACTCAGAGTTGTTCTTCTCAAATTTACAGAAAAGGTAAGAAAGGAATAAATCAACTAATTTGCATACATGTGCAGTTATTCCATTGTTGAACAAGGCTCGACTGTTGACTTGCTAAACCatatgctaatgttagcttagcttaCCAACACATTTGATATTTAAGCTTTATTCGGCAAAAAAGCTCGTTGTGAGGTGCATCTGGATATTCATTCATGCCTACCTTTTTATAAATACGTATTATAGTTTTGAATCCCCTGTTTAGACTTGTGCTGGACCTTATTTTGATGTAACTATATTAAATAATTCACTGGTTAGTTAATAAAGACAAAGCGTAATTGgtattcttttgtatttttttatgtaagcCACATTacataaagtaaataaagtctGCTCACTTATTCAGGCAATTAAATCAACTATATACTCAATACCACGCGCACCAgctaatttacatatttacatggTTTTGCACATGTAAGACAATGTTTTTTGCTTCATTGTACTTAtctctttatttgattttctttgctCTCATCTATTTCTATAACATGTCAGTGAATGTGGAGAATGATTTATGTCAATGTGTAATCTAATATTAATCAATAGAAACATTAACCAAACTCTTCACATAAGAAATAAATACGTAAAACAGCTaagaattttatttgtaatgaagGCAACATTTATTACAACAGCTGGATTAGACTTTTGTGTTTATGAACAGTTTGTGATTGGTTGATTTGCTGCCTCGCAGGTGAAAGAAGCTCGTCGAACACTTAAAAAACCCCAGGTGGAGAAGTTTGACTGCACCCGGCACAAGCAGAAGTTCTGGTGCTACTGCTGTGGTGCTGAAGTTGAGAGAAACGTTACAGATGACAACATGACTGTGATGTACGGTGGCTTAATCGAACACATGGCCACGTAAGTTTTATATCATCACTTTAGTAAACAtcagaaatagtttttttttttgtcttgacagtttgtgttgtgttgtattCTTTCCATTTCAGTTGTCTGAAATTTGTAATTTTCAGTTAATACAATTGTGATACACTGCTCaaaatgacttcctgtttgttaaagcttttttttttttaatgtgtttgatttttagaAGACAGCACAAGAACAATACTCACAAATTCTGGTGGGATAATAAGGCTGACCCAAAGATTAGAGACAAAGTCCTCATCACAGAGGAGGAAGCTGAAAGGTAGGACCAATGAGCCAAAAGTTTGTATtaattaaacatctttaaaaaataatgctttaattgctgtttatttgtgtcaAGGTTTAAAGCTGAAGTAGCAAAGGTTCTGGAGTCATTCGTGGAGAAAGAGGATGAACACATTAAAcaggtaataaaaacatttctgttgtacttcacatttactttaatggaagcaaaccaaaaatgtatatatttgttgCTAAGTGATAACTTTATGTGAATACAACCACATAATTCAGTCAGGATataataaacagaaagacacaaCACAGATGTTctaaagaatattttatttttccttgtttgtgtctgtgtggctGCAGCAAGCTGACTTCATCCGGGCCCAGAAAAAGCATCGTCAGGAGATCTTTCAGTCTCTTTTAGAGGTTTGTTTTCCAAGGATGCAGTGGCAGTATCCATCAGTATACccattctgttgtttttactgtaaaattactaatccatttatttttcatctaaaTGACTGACTGTGAAAGTAGCTAAGCAACAACTGCACTTTAATTTAGATATACTTCTGTTGTCCTATTGGGGGTTTTAGAAATTCAAttttgaaatcctttttttagaCAATTTATATTCTTAAATTAATCATAGTTTAgcaaatttatgtaaaaaattaaTATGCAAACAGCAAACCTGAGCCCTCACATCTCTGACCGTGCTGGGCGCAGCGACAGTCAGGGGTTCTGACACAGACATGTTGATGTCCTCCTCCCtgtatctgttttgtttgtgttgccagGAAGCAACAAGTCAATTAGAGTTTTCTATGAGGCATTTGACTAAAAATGTTCCATGTTGCTCAATGCCATACATGCAGTACAGTTTTTTCATTTGAGGGAAATTCTTAACTTCCTTtcctttgaaaagaaaaacattaacattcagGTGCTGAAAAGACTCTAGAACACTAATCAACTTtgtgagcagaaaaaaaggattaaaaacaagagaaaaaagaaatgtcaaggCCACTTAAAGTTGCTTCTTTGTTGGGACAGATTGATTTACTTTCCTTGACAGGGAAGTCTTTGAGCTGGTATGTCGATGAAAATTCAgtatcatcaaaaaaaaaaatcaattttaatgaatttaaagaACACTTAAAACAGATGAATAGAAAGTTGAGCATATCAAAGCAaattttagtcaaatcttgtgcaatttttattgttactttaATGAAATTGACACCTAAAAATCTCCCtttgtcaagaaaaaaatcctCACTCTTATGTTTCCACCAATGTAAACATCTTACAATCGACCTGCCATTTTTACGTCTAACTAAACATCAGCACGAGGCCAATCTGTGTGGAATTCTGTTGTGAAATaatcacctcacagcaagaaggtcacaggttcatcTCCTGccgtttctgtgtggagtttgcatgcttGGATTTtttctgggtactctggtttcctcccacagaccagaaacattcatgttaggttaattggtaactctaaattgtccctaggtgtgagtgagtgtgtgaatggttgtttgtctcatttgtctccatgtgtccctgtgatggacttgagacctgtccagggtgccccccgcctctctcacagtaactgctggagaagcggatggatggatggatggatggatggatggatgctagttttctgattttaaagtaaaaacataaagagaTAAGTTAGTTCTAAAATACTTGTAAAGTTGAATTCTTTAGAGAAATAAACCGTTGTTTAAGTGTAATGACAGGAGAAAAGGCTTGAAAAGAGAGGCTTACTCTAACAAGCAGTGCGAGGATTGTGATGATAAAAGCTTAAGTAAAGCATGATTAGATGTCAGACTTCCTCTGTGAACCACTGTTGGCTTTTCCTGAATCAATATCAGCGTAATGAAGAGCTGGAAGTGTCCAATGGACCCAGCAGCACCAACTCGCCTGCCGAGGTTTCTGTCAGGTAACAAACtctttctgcaacatttttatgGTGTAACTCATACCACTAAaagtgatttcttttgttttacttgtgcTTTATTATATTGTCTTGGAAGCAGCTCTCAGTTTCAGTCTGAAAGATCAGACCGGCCGGTGGGGAGCGTCTTTGTTGACTCGTTGGTTGGGGTGTCACAGACTGCAGTCGGACAAGGGCTGACCTTCATAGGTTATCAGGTACACTGACAGTTGTCATTAAGAGATGGTCAATaaataatctttgttttgtttttaaacagatgtgATCGCTTTGTTCTGTTACAGGATTCGTCAGCCTGTGGAAATGTTCATACAggtatttgactttatttagtgctaataaaatacaaaaactgccTTTGATATACAGACACTGGCTatataattctgttgaaccatcGTCTTGTACTGTATATGCAGTGAAGATGTAGGTAAAACAACTTCAGTAGAGAGGAAAAAATAGTTCTTGAATGTTTAACACTCCACTTTGTGTGAAGGGAAGCATCAAGGTGATAAAATATAGCCTGATTTCACattgtaacttttttgttttgttttaaagttgggGTGGTTTCGCTAAAAGCTTTGAGTTTAGTTCACAGGCCCAAGTTATTCATCGTCTGTGTTGTAGGTGCAGTTCCTCCTTGGCTCCAAGACGATCCTTTGGAGGGATCGTCTCAAGCAGCTCCACAGTCGGAGATCGGCCCATCGCTCCAAGAGTTCCTCAAACAGAGTATGAAGCTGATAATGTTCTACGAGGCAGATCACACTGTTTCTCATAACAGGGATATATTGTTTTAGAAACGCACACAAACTCAAATGATTCTACCACTGCTGTTACCTAAAACTAATCCTGAAACTGAAGGATGTATATTTTTATCTGATGTTTACCAAAGTCAGCCAGAATTTTACGTAAAAGGACTTTCAGGTAACTGCGTATCAACAAgggtgttttctgtcttttgccAGAGGAGCAAGAGAAGCTGAGGAAGCTTCCTCCCAACAGAGTAGGGGCCAACTTTGATCACAGCTCACATACAGACGCCAACTGGCTGCCCTCATTTGGAAGGGTGTGGAACAGCGGGCGGCGCTGGCAGTCCAGGTCAGTTCACTCAAgtctttgtaaatgtttattaagatgttttattttattatataaaaacatacaacaaatataataaatatgttGTATTAGTGGACTACGAAATATGTCAAAGCAACAGAATATTGAAAGCACAACATCTTGAAGTTAGAAATAAGACAATTCTGGAATATTTGTGTGTCGTATGTTCAGTGAAGCACATAAAGATGTTCCCTGGAAGAAGAAGAGCATATTTCTGCTGTCAGTAATTTTATTGAGCTAATTTCCTGCATCCTCTACAGGCACCAATTTAGACAAGAGGAAGGgcagaagaaaagacagaagagGAAGCGGGAACATGGAACAGAGgcctcaaagaaaacaaaaatgactgaacagCCGACAAATTCTGACATGTAAAATGGGATGCTCTGGAACTCAGGAGTGAAGTGTTGAATAAGATGTTATTCCATGCTTTTTGCAGTTATCTTATTGATATGTCCATGCTAACAAAACACCTTAAcatgctgaaaaacacaaatacatatATACTCGCAGTGAAGGTGTTTGCTTGGTCTAACATTAAGTAGCTGCTGGACATTCTTTTTTAATGGAAGGCACATTTGAAAccacatttttatatttgaaccAAACTCCATGTTACGCTGTGTTACTCTCAGTAGGCTCTTGCTTCAAAGTCTGAAATTCAAACAAAGTTGGTGCTGATCTGCAGCATTAGATCAGTGGATTCAAGTCGTGTCCTGGGTTTTTATCAAAAAGGCTGTTTGACAAATTTGAAAATAGCAGGACTGTTCTTTAAAatggccagcagggggcgcaaATAATCTTACAAAATCAGTCATCTGCTGCCTACTGAGCTCaac is a genomic window containing:
- the LOC108233640 gene encoding zinc finger protein 2 homolog, with protein sequence MSSVQCVRQFVNERLTAAAEEIIDVFERTIADYEKEISRQRRLLSIVWKPQVKLHRAVLPQHFIEEKKVQTEQHLSEQGSDVTLDRKDLEPEQVEEKHGELFISNDKEQLVLKEETETLSMSLSCDEGEKSVNEIVCSNPAKSQNAVEEQPLDNVSIKSSTLPEHNTDNQLISNYSRLSESRDHNESKHAGSVPAGCVETKLQRRHRRVNEQHHSFMLRAPIYTRSGKQCEFFCDTCGKAFPFKSKLIRHQRIHTGVKPYCCHICGKRFNQTSILKVHQRIHTGERPYSCDLCGKRFNQKSILNVHKRIHSMERPYSCDICGRRFNEKSKLDSHVIWHTDIPQPDSFVEENFFTEQQLFNYERNSSLDPKNFEFFTIKEEQEELCTSPDKEQLVLKQEADAFMTTLPCNIGDQGVAQTLYRNPFECQSSAEEQSGDISECRGGKRPEKRHHGINVYNPVMLKTNFNMYMGKKCEYKCDTCEKTFQFKSRLLRHFRIHTGVRPFCCHICGKRFNQKSILQVHQRIHTGERPFSCDICGKTFNQKSILNVHKRIHTGERPYSCQICGKRFNQKSILDVHFRTHTGERPYSCKVCGKRLKSQSSLLVHMKRHANKEAYSCEMWEGFPT
- the cenatac gene encoding coiled-coil domain-containing protein 84, whose amino-acid sequence is MGAYYCAICKLTTFSGGKKHIFGKSHQSILRVVLLKFTEKVKEARRTLKKPQVEKFDCTRHKQKFWCYCCGAEVERNVTDDNMTVMYGGLIEHMATRQHKNNTHKFWWDNKADPKIRDKVLITEEEAERFKAEVAKVLESFVEKEDEHIKQQADFIRAQKKHRQEIFQSLLERNEELEVSNGPSSTNSPAEVSVSSQFQSERSDRPVGSVFVDSLVGVSQTAVGQGLTFIGYQDSSACGNVHTGAVPPWLQDDPLEGSSQAAPQSEIGPSLQEFLKQKEQEKLRKLPPNRVGANFDHSSHTDANWLPSFGRVWNSGRRWQSRHQFRQEEGQKKRQKRKREHGTEASKKTKMTEQPTNSDM